AAGGCCACGTTGCAAACTTTTTATGTTGCAAAATCCAAACTGTTCCtcttgtttttcagtctctttcaATGCTGCTAAATGGTACTCCATTTGCCTTTGTTATTGACCTTGCTGCACTTGCCTCTCGCCGTGAATACCTCAAACTTGACAAATGGCTGACTGACAAAATCCGAGAGCACGGGGTGGGTGGCGTGAGTTGAGCCTTTAATTTACAACAATTATACATGCACATTGCTACAAAAGTTACTTGTATATAGTGTATGACAGTTATTTACCTGTTTGCCGTTCTAGGAGCCCTTCATCCAGGCATGTGTAACGTTCCTGAAGAGGCGCTGTCCCTCTATTATGGGTGGTTTGGCCCCAGAGAAGGACCAGCCCAAAAGCGCCCAGCTCCCCCCGGAAACGATGGCTACCATGCTGGGCTGTCTGCAGTCCTGTGCTGGGTGAGTTTTCCGTGTTTCCATCAGAGGTTGAGTCATTAGACCTATGATCACATTTGTGACCGGTATGCTCCCTATCATTACTTCAATCATATTAAATGGTTGTGCCAAAAGGTCTAGGTTCCATAATATAACATGAACTTGAAATTAATTATCTTTCTAAATATGAAACAAGGTCATATAGTTAAATAATTTATGTATTTTTCAGGAGTGTGTCTCAAGAGCTCTCTGAGACTATCTTGACCATGGTTGCCAACTGTAGCAACGTCATGAACAAAGCCCGCCAGCCACCACCGGGGGTCATGCCAAAGGGACGTGCTCCCAGCACCAGCAGCCTAGACGCCATTTCCCCTGTGCAGGTATCGGTGTCTCCTCTCCAGGTGAAGGGCATTGCATCTATGTTCTCTAACACTGTTATTGGGTAATGTGTATCGGCTAGAAACATTGTACTTTCATCATCCCCTGAATTTACAGTTGTTCCATTCTGTGTTCTAGATGGATCCCCTGACAGCCATGGGCTCACTGAACCTGAGCAGCTCTGCcacctctcacacacagagcATGCAGGGCTTCCCTACCCCGCTGGGCTCTGCCTTCAGCAACCCCCAGTCCCCAGCTAAGGCCTTCCCTCCACtgtccaaccccaaccccagcacACCGTTTGGGGGGATTGGAAGCCTCTCTTCACAGCTAGGTAACACAGGTATGAGTAGAGAAACTGCCATAGAGATAATTTCATAGTGTTTTGATTACAATATAATGGAGGACTACACCTGTGTGTTTTTCTTTTGTCTAGGTCCGCTGGGATCAGGCATTGGTTCTGGTCTTGGAATGCCAGCGGTGAGCAGCGATCCGTTTGGGACGAGGAAGATGAGCACACCGGGCCTGAATCCAACCACCTTTCAGCAGAGTAAGATGAAGGCCTgtaagtggtggtggtgtgactGAGTGTGCTAGGCGCCTCAACTGTATTTCCTCCCAAAACGTTCTCTTAATATCTCCTAATGGGCTCTTGAAGTAGTGGTTTTACTGGAGTTAATTACAAATGCTTTAACATTTCTCATCTAAAAACATTGAGTACAATCTGGGAAGAAAAACAGTGTCTTTCACACATTGAATCAGAGGAAATACAGGTCAGTCTTCCATTAAACACAAATTGGCAAATTCCTATGCTCCTAATTGACAGGAATGGATTTGGATTTTTGGTACAATCCTTGTACATATGTGTTTTTGTGTGGTGTTTATTGGATTGATAGTGAAAAATGTCCTAAGCTTGTTTTGAATGActtggaaaatgttttatttgctGTGATTGAAACTACTATTGAAATAGTTACAAAGGGTTTTCTATGGCAGTGTTTGATTTAGTCTGACCTTTTTCCCAGCTGATTTATCTCAGGTGTGGCCCGAGGCTAACCAGCACTTTAGTAAGGAGATTGACGATGAGGCTAACAGTTACTTCCAGCGCATCTACAACCACCCTCCGCACCCCACCATGTCTGTGGATGAGGTGAGTCCCTGAGTAAAATAGTCTGCAGTTGTTTCAGGCACTGACCCAGTGATGGTGTTTATCCTCAAGCTGACAGCTGTTTAAGCCATGGTGCCCCTCTCTTTGCAGGTGCTGGAGATGTTGCAGAGGTTCAAGGACTCCACCATCAAGCGAGAGCGGGAGGTCTTTAACTGTATGCTGAGGAACTTGTTTGAGGAGTACCGCTTCTTCCCCCAGTACCCCGACAAGGAGCTGCACATCACCGCCTGCCTGTTCGGGGGGATCATCGAGAAGGGTCTTGTCACCTACATGGCCCTTGGACTGGCCCTCAGATATGTCCTTGAGGCCTTAAGGAAGCCATTTGGATCCAAAATGTATTACTTTGGAATCGCTGCTCTAGATAGATTCAAAAATAGGTATGGACTTGCTGTTGCTATAGAATGTTGTGCATGTATGATTCAAATGATCTGTGATCTGCTGTAAGGGTaatttgatctctctctctaggctgaAGGACTATCCCCAATATTGTCAGCACTTGGCCTCGATCGGCCACTTTCTGCAATTCCCCCTCCATTTGCAAGAGGTAATTGGATTTCCTGTGTATTTGTGAGACAATTTGTCGTTCTTCATCTGTACAAGTAccttgtcttttatactgatctCCGCACCACCTTAGCCAGAGGTGCGGATCCTACTTCACGATAAATAAGTCTCTCGCTCTGGCACTTTCGAATATCCTGTGCGTGCAGTATATCGAGTATGGCCAACAGTCACGGGATCCTCCAGTGAAGATGCAAGGATCAATCACCACCCCTGGAAGCCTGGCGTTGGCTCAAGCTCAGGCCCAGTCTCAGCCTCCCAAAGCCCCCCAGCCTGGACAGCCCAGCACCCTGGTCACCACAGCTACCGCCACCACCACTGTCGCCAAAACCACTACCATCACCCGACCTACCCCTGGCAGCTTCAAGAAGGATGTGCCGGTGAGTACCTGAGACAATTGTACCATATATGCCTATGCTTTTAGCTGGCCATGTGAAATGACGCCAGCGACCTAGTGCTTCAGTGTTTGTTTACTGCGTTGCTATAGTTTCATTGTCAATGGCAACACTAAACAGTTCCATGAGGTTTCTCTAATTTTTACAACGATATGCCGCTCATTTTTGTGTGCACGCTTGCGTTTCAAGCAAATGGGGCAGGTCTAAGAGAATGAGAATCTGTTTCTAATGCGGTTATTGAAGAAATAATTAATATACTGTGATTGTTTGGCAAGAATGCACTAAGTAATAATTTTATGAGAATTTGAGGTAGTGTAAAATTATGATTTCCAAAGTGGAGGTTAGTAGATTGTAAAGCATTTTGTTCTGAGTGTATATTCTAATCTATTAATTTCAGCCTTCCATCAACACCACAAACATTGACACTCTGCTAGTAGCAACAGACCAAACTGAGAGGATTGTGGAACCACCAGAGAATGTTCAAGAGAAAATTGCTTTCATCTTCAATAACTTGTCACAATCCAACATGACACAGAAGGTAGAGATACATTTTTGTTTGCTTACTGTATTAAACATCTTGGTTTTGGTCCACTTAAATACATTTCTGTAATTTTACAAATACTTGTCTTTTCATCCAACTCCCAAGGTCGAGGAGTTAAAGGAAACTGTGAAAGAGGAGTTTATGCCCTGGGTTTCCCAGTATCTGGTCATGAAGAGGGTCAGCATCGAGCCCAACTTCCACAGCCTATATTCCAACTTTCTAGACACCCTGAAGAACCCTGAGTTTGTCAAAATGGTCCTGAATGAAACTTACAGAAACATCAAGGTGTGTGATTATTCACTTAAACAACATTTATGGAAAATGTGTAAACTCATATCACGTTTAAGAGAGCTACTTTAACACTAGCCTTTTCTCTCTCCATGTGTCAGGTTCTCCTTACCTCTGATAAGGCAGCTGCAAACTTCTCTGATCGATCCCTACTGAAGAATTTGGGCCACTGGCTTGGCATGATCACTCTGGCTAAAAACAAGCCCATCCTGTACACGGTGAGTACATTTCCTCACTTTCAAATGTTGGCCTGTATAGAACTTTCCATTTGTTTTCCTCCCAACAAATAACCAAACGCTTGTAACTGTGCCCCTAGATGGTATTTTGTTGTTTATCCTGCCTTTTTTGTAAAACTTTTTTTAGGATTTGGAGGTGAAATCCCTCTTGTTGGAAGCCTATGTCAAGGGGCAGCAGGAGCTACTCTATGTGGTCCCGTTTGTTGCCAAAGTCCTGGAATCCAGTTTGCGTAGCGTGGTAAGACCACATCTCACAAGCATTTTCAAATGTATCAATAGGTATCTGAATTCACATTTTAATTTCTAGGGAACAACTTTAGCAATGTTATCAAAGTGATAATGACAAAGTGAGCTTAGGCCCAACACAGACAAAGCCAGCCCCGGCAGGCATGACCTACAGGAATAGcgagacagccaatccaacagaCAATATGGTTGGGTCTGGAGTTGAACTAGGTACTAGTTTTTCCTGGTCATGTCCCATGGTCAAGAGAAACTATGGGCCCTAAGACTGACTCAGTCCCATCAGGCAGAGTACCTACCGGAGCTGACAGGGAGCCAGTCCTTCCAGGCAGAATACCTACAGCAGCAGACAGGGAGCCAGCCAGAACTAGATGATGTAGACCATTATAGGCAGTATTATAGCCCATCTCCAGAAGAAGCAAAGAGGCGCAAAGTATGTGTGCTATTTTTGCTCCATAAAAATAATATTTGGTTAAACGTGGTTTTGGACCAAATAGCTCTCTGGGTACATTATTTATGCCCACTGGAATTATGTATTTGCACACTTTTTTTTCCTTCTCTGTTATACCTTATTTCATTGTTTTTAAGAGCAGGTTAAATGTTTTCTCAGATCTTCCGACCTCAGAATCCCTGGACCATGGCCATCATGAATGTTCTGGCAGAGTTGCATACGGAACATGATCTAAAGGTCCTGGAACCCTTTCTCTTTCATCCACCAGCATTGACATGTTTTTACTTTTCACATACTGATTGTCATTGTGCCTCTTTCCCCACTACAGCTGAACTTAAAGTTTGAGATTGAGGTGCTGTGTAAGAACTTATCACTGGACATCAACGACCTGAAGCCTGGCACCCTTCTGAAAGACAAAGACAAGTTGAAGAGTCTGGAGGAGCAGCTCTCTGCACCAAAGAAAGAGGCCAAGCCCCCTGAAGAAATGATCCCTATTGTTAGCACAGGTATCCAGCACTTTCAAACTGGGATGCCTCTTGTCGGTGTGTGGATATCTTTCTATCAATTTTATTTCAAATGTTTGTTTAATCTGAATGTCATCATGTATATTGAAATGTTAATATTTAATCACAATTGTTGAATAATATTTTAGCCCATCTTAAGTTCCATCATTTGAATGTAGAATGACAACCTGGATTTGTAGTGTTTGGCCAAGAACATTTaacctttttttgttttgttcaagCCGCTGTGCTTGAGCTCTTTTTCCCCCTGTATTTTAATCACAATAGTGTTTTTGTAACCAACAGGAGACTTTCTTCCATTTGCAGCTGCACCATCCACTCCCGCCCCAACCACCACTTGCTCAGCTACTGGGCCCCCTACCCCGCAGTTTAGCTATCATGACATCAATGTGTACGCCCTTGCAGGGCTAGCCCCTCACATCAATATCAACATCAATGTAAGTAGCACCTTCACTCAAACACCTTGTGACGAATACACATGGTAAGTCTTGAGTTGTGGCGGTACTAACACTCTTCACTCCCTGCAGATCCCCTTGCTTCAAGCCCACCCTCAGCTCAAGCAGTGTGTGAGACAGTCCATTGAGCGGGCTGTGCAAGAGCTTGTCCACCCCGTAGTGGACCGCTCCATCAAGATTGCCATGACCACCTGCGAGCAGATCGTCAGGAAGGACTTTGCTCTGGACTCGGAGGAGTCGCGCATGCGTGTGGCAGCTCATCATATGATGCGCAACCTGACCGCCGGGATGGCCATGATCACCTGCCGGGAGCCCCTGCTCATGAGCATCGCCACCAACCTGAAGAACAGCTTTGCCGCTGCCCTCAGGGTAGTCATCTTCATTCTCTCCCATTTCACATGCACGAAGAGCTATATAAAATATTATTAGTGGTGTTCTTGCTTATAACTGCTCCTGTCCCCCTCCAGGCCCCCACCCCCCagcagagagagatgatggaggaagCTGCTGCCAGGGTTGCCCAGGACAACTGTGAGCTGGCCTGCTGCTTCATCCAGAAGACTGCAGTGGAGAAGGCTGGCCCAGAGATGGACAAGAGGCTGGCGACGGTGAGTTTAGTTATAGGCATGTTTGTGTTCTCACTGGGATGCTACTCTTGTCTGTATACTGTCCAGTACTTTATCTAATGGCTGACTGTTGTACCTGTACCCTTCCTCTCCTGTAGGAGTTTGAGCTGAGGAAGCATGCCCGTCAGGAGGGCCGTCGCTACTGTGACCCCGTTGTGCTGACCTACCAGGCTGAGCGCATGCCAGAGCAGATCAGACTCAAGGTGAGCACTCCATTGGTTTCTTTCCTAGTATTGGTATAGTcggacatgaatttaaaaatatatatttcatgaATGGGATATCAAACATTGCTTTTGCATCTGGACTATTTACTGAGTGATATTTCTGACACAGGTTGGAGGCGTAGACCCCAAACAGCTGGCGGTGTATGAGGAGTTTGCCCGGAATGTTCCAGGCTTCCTACCCAGCAACGACCTGTCTCAGCCCACAGGATTCCTTGCCCAGCCCATGAAGGTAAGGCTCTTTGGCCCTGGAAGAGAACTCACCAATATTGCATTTGCTGCTATCTTGACATAACCCAACCTTATTTTAAGGTTAAGGACGTTACTCAAGTACCATATGAATGTATCTCTCCTGtgttttattacagcaacaggcaTGGGCCACGGACGACGTGGCTCAGATCTATGACAAGTGCATGGCAGACCTGGAGCAGCACCTCCACGCCATCCCTCCAGCGCTGGCCATGAACCCTCAGACCCAGGCTTTGCGCAGCCTATTGGAGGCTGTGGCCCTAGCCAGGAACTCCCGGGACGGCATCGCCGCTCTGGGGCTGCTGCAGAAGGTCAGGGACTAGTTCTCACACAGCCACATTGGAAATGCATGCATGCATAGACAAGTAGCTTAGGTCTCAGTAGAAAAGCTTTTCTACTaactgtctctctcgctccagGCTGTGGAGGGTCTGCTGGATGCTACCAGTGGTGCCGATGCCGACTTGCTTCTGCGGTACAGGGAGTGCCACCTGCTGGTGCTCAAAGCCCTCCAGGACGGCCGGGCATATGGGCCACTGTGGTGCAACAAGCAGATTACCAGGTTGGTATCCCCCATAAAACCAACTCATGGGAATCTTTTTGGCTTTAATGGGGATGGAAAACTAAATCAACTCATCGATTTTTGTTAACTTTTGGGGTATGTTTGATCTGTTCCAGGTGCCTGATTGAGTGCCGTGATGAGTACAAGTACAACGTGGAGGCTGTGGAGCTGCTGATCAGAAACCACCTGGTCAACATGCAGCAGTACGACCTGCACCTGGCACAGGtaaacaccactacacacaccttTATTAAGGGTTGCGATGTTTGTTTTCGGGTGCACAACTCAATCTGAATAGTCCGTCTCAATTCTATAAAACTGTGTAATGGGCTTAGTGTGTTTTGTACCTGTGTGTCAGTGTCTTACAACCATGTGTTTCTGTCTAGTCTATGGAGAATGGGCTGCACTACATGGCGGTGGCATTTGCCATGCAGCTGGTGAAGCTGCTGttggtggatgaacgcagtgtgAGCCACATTACCGAGGCAGACTTGTTCCACACTATCGAGACTCTGATGCGAACCAGCGCCCACTCCAGGGCCAACGCACCTGAGGGGTAAGTCCTTTTCTGTCcgaataatatttttttttgtcTGGGTCGTGTTCTTTAGTGCACACTCTAGCAAAACCTTTTGAAATGGAAAACTAAAATGGGCGTTTCTTAATGGACTAGTTCAGTTAGTCCCGTGCTGTCTGTCAGTTTTCCATTTTGTGTGTTGTGAATACGACCCTGGAGATGTGTGGTTGGTGTACATACGTTTGTAGCTCTTTCTAACTGATGTATATCTGTCCTTTTACCTCAAGGCTTCCTCAGCTGATGGACGTGGTCCGTTCCAACTACGAGGCCATGATCGACCGGGCCCACGGAGGACCCAACTTTATGATGCACTCTGGCATCTCCCAGGCATCCGAGTACGACGACCCACCGGGCCTGAGGGAGAAGGCTGAGTACCTGCTGAGGGAATGGGTCAACCTGTACCACTCTGCAGCCGCTGGCCGGGACAGCACCAAGGCCTTCTCTGCCTTTGTGGGCCAGGTACAGGACAGCACACACTTGTCTTTATTTTAGTTTCACAGTCTTTGCCTTATGACGACCGCCTGTCTCCTCCAAGCCAGTCAGAGCGCTGTTTGCCTTCACAACACGAGCACAGCTCCAGTTGTGGCCTTGACACAGTGGGGCCTTAGTGCTAGAGCAGTGCACATAGCAGCAACTCCATTTTCTTCCAAACCACTGCACCCAGCAGCAGTGTTATGAGACTGTACATCAATATTCATACTAAGATTATCTTAGTAAAATGTACACAATTTTAACTATTATGGATGACTAGACGTATATGGCCATTCTCACTACTGTACTTACTGTCCTCCCCAGATGCACCAGCAGGGCATTCTGAAGACCGATGACCTGATCACTCGTTTCTTCCGGCTGTGCACGGAGATGTGTGTGGAGATCAGCTACCGCGCCCAggccgagcagcagcacaacccCGCGGCCAGCGCCGCCATCATCAGAGCCAAGTGTTACCATAACCTGGATGCCTTTGTGCGCCTCATCGCCCTGCTGGTCAAGCACTCCGGAGAGGCCACCAACACTGTCACCAAGATCAACCTGCTCAACAAGGTTAATATCAGGAGGCTCCTCACCATGGAGTCTGTAGAATCAGCTCTGCTTTGTAAAGATATCTCGGAAAGACAACCGTACATTTGAAATCAGCAAGCTGACAACGCAATTCATAGTTCTGAGTTTTCTTTTAAAACCCTTCACAGATTTCCGATAAAGGCTCTTGGGAAATTACATTACTGGACTCATCAATGTGTCCCTTGACTGTTCTCAGGTTCTAGGTATTGTGGTTGGAGTGTTGATCCAGGACCATGATGTGAGGCAGACTGAGTTCCAGCAGTTGCCTTACCACCGCATCTTCATCATGCTGTTGCTCGAGCTCAATGCCCCCGAGCACGTGCTGGAGACCATCAACTTCCAGACCCTCACCGCCTTCTGGTAAATGCCTGTTAGAAAAGCCATAGGAGATCCAATGTTTCTTTGTGGAATACAGCATACAATTCTATGATTGGTTTTCACTGGGGGTATTTATCA
This is a stretch of genomic DNA from Oncorhynchus nerka isolate Pitt River linkage group LG25, Oner_Uvic_2.0, whole genome shotgun sequence. It encodes these proteins:
- the cnot1 gene encoding CCR4-NOT transcription complex subunit 1 isoform X1, with the protein product MNLDSLSLALSQISYLVDNLTKKNYRASQQEIQHIVNRHGPEADRHLLRCLFSHVDFSGDGKSSGKDFHQFLIQECVSLISKPNFISTLCYAIDNPLHYQKSLKPSAHLFTQLSKVLKLSKVQEVIFGLALLNSCNADLRGFAAQFVKQKLPDLLRSYVDADLGVNQEGGFQDIAIEVLHLLLSHLLFGQKGASGVGQEQIDAFLKTLCRDFPQARCPVVLAPLLYPEKRDILMDRILPDSGELAKTMMESSLAEFMQEVGYGFCASLDECRNIILQYGVREVTASQVARVLGMMARTHSGLSDGIPLQSISAPGSGIWSDGKDKSDGSQAHTWNVEVLIDVVKEVNPNLNFKEVTYELDHPGFMIRDSKGLQMVVYGIQRGLGMEVFPVDLIYRPWKHAEGQLSFIQHSLMSPDVFCFADYPCHTVAIDILKAPPEDDNREIATWKSLDLVESLLRLSEVGQYEQVKQLFSFPIKHCPDMLVLALLQISTSWHTLRHELISTLMPIFLGNHPNSAIILHYAWHGQGQSPSIRQLIMHSMAEWYMRGEQYDQAKLSRILDVAQDLKSLSMLLNGTPFAFVIDLAALASRREYLKLDKWLTDKIREHGVGGEPFIQACVTFLKRRCPSIMGGLAPEKDQPKSAQLPPETMATMLGCLQSCAGSVSQELSETILTMVANCSNVMNKARQPPPGVMPKGRAPSTSSLDAISPVQVSVSPLQMDPLTAMGSLNLSSSATSHTQSMQGFPTPLGSAFSNPQSPAKAFPPLSNPNPSTPFGGIGSLSSQLGNTGPLGSGIGSGLGMPAVSSDPFGTRKMSTPGLNPTTFQQSKMKASDLSQVWPEANQHFSKEIDDEANSYFQRIYNHPPHPTMSVDEVLEMLQRFKDSTIKREREVFNCMLRNLFEEYRFFPQYPDKELHITACLFGGIIEKGLVTYMALGLALRYVLEALRKPFGSKMYYFGIAALDRFKNRLKDYPQYCQHLASIGHFLQFPLHLQECVQYIEYGQQSRDPPVKMQGSITTPGSLALAQAQAQSQPPKAPQPGQPSTLVTTATATTTVAKTTTITRPTPGSFKKDVPPSINTTNIDTLLVATDQTERIVEPPENVQEKIAFIFNNLSQSNMTQKVEELKETVKEEFMPWVSQYLVMKRVSIEPNFHSLYSNFLDTLKNPEFVKMVLNETYRNIKVLLTSDKAAANFSDRSLLKNLGHWLGMITLAKNKPILYTDLEVKSLLLEAYVKGQQELLYVVPFVAKVLESSLRSVIFRPQNPWTMAIMNVLAELHTEHDLKLNLKFEIEVLCKNLSLDINDLKPGTLLKDKDKLKSLEEQLSAPKKEAKPPEEMIPIVSTGIQHFQTGMPLVGDFLPFAAAPSTPAPTTTCSATGPPTPQFSYHDINVYALAGLAPHINININIPLLQAHPQLKQCVRQSIERAVQELVHPVVDRSIKIAMTTCEQIVRKDFALDSEESRMRVAAHHMMRNLTAGMAMITCREPLLMSIATNLKNSFAAALRAPTPQQREMMEEAAARVAQDNCELACCFIQKTAVEKAGPEMDKRLATEFELRKHARQEGRRYCDPVVLTYQAERMPEQIRLKVGGVDPKQLAVYEEFARNVPGFLPSNDLSQPTGFLAQPMKQQAWATDDVAQIYDKCMADLEQHLHAIPPALAMNPQTQALRSLLEAVALARNSRDGIAALGLLQKAVEGLLDATSGADADLLLRYRECHLLVLKALQDGRAYGPLWCNKQITRCLIECRDEYKYNVEAVELLIRNHLVNMQQYDLHLAQSMENGLHYMAVAFAMQLVKLLLVDERSVSHITEADLFHTIETLMRTSAHSRANAPEGLPQLMDVVRSNYEAMIDRAHGGPNFMMHSGISQASEYDDPPGLREKAEYLLREWVNLYHSAAAGRDSTKAFSAFVGQMHQQGILKTDDLITRFFRLCTEMCVEISYRAQAEQQHNPAASAAIIRAKCYHNLDAFVRLIALLVKHSGEATNTVTKINLLNKVLGIVVGVLIQDHDVRQTEFQQLPYHRIFIMLLLELNAPEHVLETINFQTLTAFCNTFHILRPTKAPGFVYAWLELISHRIFIARMLAHTPQQKGWPMYAQLLIDLFKYLAPFLRNVELNKPMQILYKGTLRVLLVLLHDFPEFLCDYHYGFCDVIPPNCIQLRNLILSAFPRNMRLPDPFTPNLKVDMLSEINIAPRILTNFTGVMPSQFKKDLDSYLKTRSPVTFLSELRSNLQVGGATLGPWKYLQHNDTSLEQVSNEPGNRYNIQLINALVLYVGTQAIAHIHNKGSTPSMSTITHSAHMDIFQNLAVDLDTEGRYLFLNAIANQLRYPNSHTHYFSCTMLYLFAEANTEAIQEQITRVLLERLIVNRPHPWGLLITFIELIKNPAFKFWSHDFVHCAPEIEKLFQSVAQCCMGQKQAQQVMEGTGAS
- the cnot1 gene encoding CCR4-NOT transcription complex subunit 1 isoform X12; amino-acid sequence: MNLDSLSLALSQISYLVDNLTKKNYRASQQEIQHIVNRHGPEADRHLLRCLFSHVDFSGDGKSSGKDFHQFLIQECVSLISKPNFISTLCYAIDNPLHYQKSLKPSAHLFTQLSKVLKLSKVQEVIFGLALLNSCNADLRGFAAQFVKQKLPDLLRSYVDADLGVNQEGGFQDIAIEVLHLLLSHLLFGQKGASGVGQEQIDAFLKTLCRDFPQARCPVVLAPLLYPEKRDILMDRILPDSGELAKTMMESSLAEFMQEVGYGFCASLDECRNIILQYGVREVTASQVARVLGMMARTHSGLSDGIPLQSISAPGSGIWSDGKDKSDGSQAHTWNVEVLIDVVKEVNPNLNFKEVTYELDHPGFMIRDSKGLQMVVYGIQRGLGMEVFPVDLIYRPWKHAEGQLSFIQHSLMSPDVFCFADYPCHTVAIDILKAPPEDDNREIATWKSLDLVESLLRLSEVGQYEQVKQLFSFPIKHCPDMLVLALLQISTSWHTLRHELISTLMPIFLGNHPNSAIILHYAWHGQGQSPSIRQLIMHSMAEWYMRGEQYDQAKLSRILDVAQDLKSLSMLLNGTPFAFVIDLAALASRREYLKLDKWLTDKIREHGVGGEPFIQACVTFLKRRCPSIMGGLAPEKDQPKSAQLPPETMATMLGCLQSCAGSVSQELSETILTMVANCSNVMNKARQPPPGVMPKGRAPSTSSLDAISPVQVSVSPLQMDPLTAMGSLNLSSSATSHTQSMQGFPTPLGSAFSNPQSPAKAFPPLSNPNPSTPFGGIGSLSSQLGNTGPLGSGIGSGLGMPAVSSDPFGTRKMSTPGLNPTTFQQSKMKASDLSQVWPEANQHFSKEIDDEANSYFQRIYNHPPHPTMSVDEVLEMLQRFKDSTIKREREVFNCMLRNLFEEYRFFPQYPDKELHITACLFGGIIEKGLVTYMALGLALRYVLEALRKPFGSKMYYFGIAALDRFKNRLKDYPQYCQHLASIGHFLQFPLHLQECVQYIEYGQQSRDPPVKMQGSITTPGSLALAQAQAQSQPPKAPQPGQPSTLVTTATATTTVAKTTTITRPTPGSFKKDVPPSINTTNIDTLLVATDQTERIVEPPENVQEKIAFIFNNLSQSNMTQKVEELKETVKEEFMPWVSQYLVMKRVSIEPNFHSLYSNFLDTLKNPEFVKMVLNETYRNIKVLLTSDKAAANFSDRSLLKNLGHWLGMITLAKNKPILYTDLEVKSLLLEAYVKGQQELLYVVPFVAKVLESSLRSVIFRPQNPWTMAIMNVLAELHTEHDLKLNLKFEIEVLCKNLSLDINDLKPGTLLKDKDKLKSLEEQLSAPKKEAKPPEEMIPIVSTGDFLPFAAAPSTPAPTTTCSATGPPTPQFSYHDINVYALAGLAPHINININIPLLQAHPQLKQCVRQSIERAVQELVHPVVDRSIKIAMTTCEQIVRKDFALDSEESRMRVAAHHMMRNLTAGMAMITCREPLLMSIATNLKNSFAAALRAPTPQQREMMEEAAARVAQDNCELACCFIQKTAVEKAGPEMDKRLATEFELRKHARQEGRRYCDPVVLTYQAERMPEQIRLKVGGVDPKQLAVYEEFARNVPGFLPSNDLSQPTGFLAQPMKQQAWATDDVAQIYDKCMADLEQHLHAIPPALAMNPQTQALRSLLEAVALARNSRDGIAALGLLQKAVEGLLDATSGADADLLLRYRECHLLVLKALQDGRAYGPLWCNKQITRCLIECRDEYKYNVEAVELLIRNHLVNMQQYDLHLAQSMENGLHYMAVAFAMQLVKLLLVDERSVSHITEADLFHTIETLMRTSAHSRANAPEGLPQLMDVVRSNYEAMIDRAHGGPNFMMHSGISQASEYDDPPGLREKAEYLLREWVNLYHSAAAGRDSTKAFSAFVGQMHQQGILKTDDLITRFFRLCTEMCVEISYRAQAEQQHNPAASAAIIRAKCYHNLDAFVRLIALLVKHSGEATNTVTKINLLNKVLGIVVGVLIQDHDVRQTEFQQLPYHRIFIMLLLELNAPEHVLETINFQTLTAFCNTFHILRPTKAPGFVYAWLELISHRIFIARMLAHTPQQKGWPMYAQLLIDLFKYLAPFLRNVELNKPMQILYKGTLRVLLVLLHDFPEFLCDYHYGFCDVIPPNCIQLRNLILSAFPRNMRLPDPFTPNLKVDMLSEINIAPRILTNFTGVMPSQFKKDLDSYLKTRSPVTFLSELRSNLQVSNEPGNRYNIQLINALVLYVGTQAIAHIHNKGSTPSMSTITHSAHMDIFQNLAVDLDTEGRYLFLNAIANQLRYPNSHTHYFSCTMLYLFAEANTEAIQEQITRVLLERLIVNRPHPWGLLITFIELIKNPAFKFWSHDFVHCAPEIEKLFQSVAQCCMGQKQAQQVMEGTGAS